One Bombus terrestris chromosome 15, iyBomTerr1.2, whole genome shotgun sequence genomic window, TGAAAGTTACAAACGCAGGTTAATATCTCTTGGAAATAAGCACACATACAGAGTCACACAACGAATCGCTTTAAATTTGCATAGATTCTCGTtgctcaaatttttatttccagtaataatttcaaattaaattaagttCAATTTTTAGTAAAAAGTTATAATTCGTTATAATTCTCCATATTAAAGATAGCGAAAAAGTAAATGTACTTACCATAAAGATAGCAACGACAATGAAGAGAAAAATAACAGCGGTACGAGATATGTTGCAATGAAGCAACCTTCGATCATAGTTTAACTgcaattataattgtaattgtcTTTTATGCTCGATAATTCGTCCTTCTAAAAACCGCTATCTTTGCTTGTTACGTATTTATCGGTCTAATCTTTCACCTATTTAAACTTAATGCACCTATTTAACATTATCATCAGTCTATGATTTTGTAAACAATTCAAACTCATGGTGAAAAACACGGCGATGAATTTGTGTCGTTAAAACTTCCTTCGGTTAACAATGTGAATTTGTCCTATGCttagtattattatattgataCTATTAATACTAATATCAGTACAATCTCGTAACGAGTCATTTCGCTAAGTTTCCATTGACATTCGTTATTTACTTTCGAACAGTCGTTTTAATACCACAAATCACACATGatatcacgaaatataataattatgtaagagaaaatgaataaagaaaatatatgcatacatatgtgatactttattatttcatttaaaaactaCCATTTTCTAAGAATATCCTACCCATTGATCCAATCCAATCAATGTTTCTTACATTGGTTAACTGGGACACAGTGTTTAGCTGCGTTTCTCACATGTCCTTTAACACAGTGGCAACCACGAACGCATTCCTGATGGGAATAAACGAGTAACGCGTTACAATTAAACTGAGACAAGATAATTTTCATGATCAAGAgaagtgtatatatatataatactgaCCTCAATACAATCTACGTGAGGCTTAGCACACGTAGGTTCGCAAGAAGGAGAAGGTCCACACGCCTTGAATTCTTCGTTCGGACCACAGGCAGAGCTGACGCTACTTACTATATACACATAGAATAATACATCTTGAAATAAAACGGCGATCGAATAATGAACAATCAACGATATGTGTAATGGcgacgatataaataaataggaaATGTTTGCTCAACTATGTAATCGTATTACTTCtacaaatttcatttctaaatttcacaaagttttgtttctattttcaattctatttcaattttaaaactaTTTAGAAACGGTGAATTTTGGTTTTCTACTGTTCTTCGATTcgtttattcaaatttttattttcgagtAATTATTCCAAATCAATTGTAGGTTCAGTttggtataaaatataattttctgtttatatACGCGTCGCTAAAGTTGTACATATTAAAGACAGTGAAATTATACAGACAATGAATATATTGTACTTACTACAAATATAAGCAACGACAACGAAGAGGAAAATAACAACGGTACGAGACATGTTGAAACGAAATCTTCGATTACAGTTTGactataattgtaaaaattttcgTGCGCTTCTGATTAAAATTCGTAACAGCAGTCTGTTTTTATACTCGATAATTCGTCCTTCTAAAAATCGCTATCTTCATCTGTTATATATTTGTCAGTGTACTCGCCGTACGCTTATTCGATCGTGTCACTAATTGTAAGTTGCGAAGAAATTTACacgttatgaatattttataaattattcgaagCTCGTATAATTTGTCTTACGCGTCATATCATTAACAACTATACCAAAAGTCACCATATTGTCacgttatttcgttattataaatatcaaatattcataaaaaataattcaaatgcaTTATAATTTAAAGTCATTGAAATCTACTTAAGATACAAATATACATGTGAAGAATAAACTTACAGATAAGCACAAACTCGCTTAAACAACGATTATAAACGTCGGAGATGAATTACGCTCTCTTTGAATAAGCCAAGGTGTTGATATATAAAAGGACTGAGAGACGACTGTTGCACAGTGCACATGCACAATGTTTTATTCTACTTAATCTTCGTTTCTAGAAATTTAATCGACAAAATGGACCTAATAACAACAACTTTTGCCACGTTGACTCTTTATCTCATACGTAAGTACATCTGCTTTGTGAAATCGAGCAGCTTTCTGAAAAAAGTGCTCATAAGACAAAATGGTGATTTAAGTGAATTAAGTTTTGGTCCTAGGTATTTAATATTAGCTACGTTTCACCTGATAATTATAATGTTTCTTAAGAAACATTatctttttcatatttacaaactaaataaaaaataattcacctATTTGACTGGAAAATTTATCGAGCATCTTCATATCTACAAATTTGCTCTTTCTCTGAAAAATCTCCAACAAGTCGTAGTTTCCAGTTCTTTCGTCGTGAAATTTCATTCCAAACCTTCGTTCTAAATCTCTATTCGTTTATCTTCGCTGTCAAATGATAAACCATAATTTATTCTCTTTGACTTCCGTGCGCTATCACTCTCTCATTACCATAAAAGGATGATTAAAATATTAGTATGGAAAGATAATTAACTATTCGACGTGAAACActgatattttcaaaaatttgcaaCGAAACCGGAATTAGAGTTATTACTCTTTCAGTCGCCCCCGATAGAATTTTCACTGCTGCTGACGAAACCACCAAGTCtggtaaataattattaaacctTCATATATATCTTTTGTTTCTCGATTTACAATGTTAACGTCAGTTTCTGTTTAGAAGAACCGACGAAATGTGGCAAAAATGAAGAGTACACGACGTGCAATCTTTGTCCAAAAAATTGCGAAAATCCCTTTCAAGAAATTTGCTCGCCAGGGGTAAGCAAGAAGAATAAAACATGGCAGGATCTTGATTATTAAA contains:
- the LOC100644783 gene encoding uncharacterized protein LOC100644783 isoform X1 → MHNVLFYLIFVSRNLIDKMDLITTTFATLTLYLILAPDRIFTAADETTKSEEPTKCGKNEEYTTCNLCPKNCENPFQEICSPGPCIKTCKCKSGYYKDSGGVCVSIIACIVDNIRNRILQVTERSDPSSTNTS
- the LOC100644783 gene encoding uncharacterized protein LOC100644783 isoform X4; translation: MHNVLFYLIFVSRNLIDKMDLITTTFATLTLYLIQPTKCGKNEEYTTCNLCPKNCENPFQEICSPGPCIKTCKCKSGYYKDSGGVCVSIIACIVDNIRNRILQVTERSDPSSTNTS
- the LOC100645577 gene encoding cysteine-rich venom protein 6, yielding MSRTVVIFLFVVVAYICISSVSSACGPNEEFKACGPSPSCEPTCAKPHVDCIEECVRGCHCVKGHVRNAAKHCVPVNQCKKH
- the LOC100644783 gene encoding uncharacterized protein LOC100644783 isoform X3 encodes the protein MHNVLFYLIFVSRNLIDKMDLITTTFATLTLYLIQEPTKCGKNEEYTTCNLCPKNCENPFQEICSPGPCIKTCKCKSGYYKDSGGVCVSIIACIVDNIRNRILQVTERSDPSSTNTS
- the LOC100644783 gene encoding uncharacterized protein LOC100644783 isoform X2, whose product is MHNVLFYLIFVSRNLIDKMDLITTTFATLTLYLILAPDRIFTAADETTKSEPTKCGKNEEYTTCNLCPKNCENPFQEICSPGPCIKTCKCKSGYYKDSGGVCVSIIACIVDNIRNRILQVTERSDPSSTNTS